The genomic interval aggtcccattgattgattgtttctctcagtgtctgtgctactggtgttatatttaggaagttatctcctatgccaatgcattcaggactcctttctactttctcttctagcaggttcagagtagctggatttatgttgaggtccttgatccacttggacttaagttttgtgcacagtgacagatatggatctatttgcagccttctacacgttgatatccagttatgccagcaccacttgttgaagatgctttcttttttccattgtacccttttggcttctttgtcaaaaattatatgttaataggtgtgtgggttaatgtcagggtcttcagttcaattccattggtccacatgctggtttttatgccaataccaagctgtttttattactgtagcactatagtagagcttgaagtcagggattgtgatgcctccagaggttgttttattgtacagaattcttttgactatcctgggttttttgtttttccatatgaagttgagtattagtCTTGCTAGgacgttcctccttccatgctgtttctgcctctgatctcataaCACCCATGCCAAGCAAATCAGACCAAGACCCTTGACCTcactcactcagatctctgtgctaCTCCCTAAATGGCTCCCATCATAACACTGCTCCTACCATACTGACACATAGGTGAGTGGTATGTGATTTACTAATCTCCCTTAATGcactgcagcttctagcagagcTGTAGGATTCCTTGGCAGTCATGCAGTGCCTTCCAAGAGTCTAACTCaccagaaagacttgtgaatgatcacagaaatgaactattggatgggatgggtcacttggaaaagtgagtagatggttacatgggtgtatgtatatgtgtgtgtatggttagacAAGTGGGCAtattggccctgctgcttcaacctacctgctgctgctttgtgcagaggtcatagatcttctcaagagcctcctcacagagcctcctggACTCCTTgcaggactcttgtagtaaaatctgctccccatgcagctttctgttgttctttttcaacgtgctcactttttcctttagctgagtccattcactcaggagctgacagtagagggtgctgaaatgtcaccaaaaatgatgagctctacCTCCAtctgcccctcctgcctcctaataccatcttcctgcaaggtcccatgtccccatccccatgaACCCTGGGCAGGAACCCACattagccatggcagcatcactcaggtgcaggccaaagccagagaataggcAAATTACAGAAAGATTCAAACTACTTCTGAAtaccctgacagcaaaagggaTCCATGTACCTGTGAAAACTGgatcccccacttcctccacacacaccctggtgcttaactgttcacagtattggggAAATGTGAGCAGGTAGAGGAAAACCATGCCCTAAGGCGGACAGAGGACCCAGTGGGAATATGTTCCATCCATGTTTCccatagaaaccagctctgtaagctcctgccagagccacagaaaacattcatggtgcaaaccatgttttctctctagaagctccagaagttgacaggaaaatgttgggaggggctctcagactcttcactCTTAGGAGAACCCAGTTtaggaggcacaagtccaagagatagatataaggcaggctgcttgctaagaggtaaacagtcTGGAACCACAGCCCAACTTTGTTCAAaggtgaagaagggaagaagctgctgtgggatgtcttctacatgctgtgaatatgtgttactcccattggttaataaataagctgctttggcctatggcaaggcaggatggaacaagacagaaaaatccaggagagacagagaggaaagtcAGAAGTAGAGGaggtgccagctgccacccaaggagcaacatgccagcagcctggccatgcagcagccatgtgggaaacatagattaatagaaattggttaatttaagatgatagagctagctagccagaaacttaagccattggccatacagtttgtaagtaatataagcctctgtgtgtgtctttgggaccatttggctgcaggaggtggatgggacagattcctcctgacagctgggtcaggcaggactggaaaaacatCAGAATACCTGAAGCAGTCCTTAACAATTTGAGGGGTCCCATCTAAATTAGGCACTCACCGGTAGGAGTTGGTGTGCTCACTCAGCTCCTTGCACTTGTACGAAGCCTCACAAATTTCCTTGGggaatttctttacatctgacatctccttcttatgctgtgttttcagcatctccagctcagatttcagcctgtggtagggcatggccccaggagcaaagaaccccATGAATACAGGCCTCAGGAAACACATAAATTAAGATTCTGTTTTATACTACCctagcccactggatgtcacaccctgaattcTATACTGGACCTCctgatgtgcattagacttgccttactgtcccatggccaggaaaggctgggtgtgaatagggaaggagacagggctacatgagctccctcagtagacCTCTAGGAACAGACTAGTTGGCTATGAAGGTCTGAGCAGTCTGTGCCACAGATGGGGGTGtatctgaaatctgcaatgacatTCCCACTGTCTTGAGAACAGAGATTCTTTCTCCTTACAAGGATACCCAGAACTCATGATATGTATTGCCATGGGGAGGCACTACATTCAGATAGCTTTATAAACACCCAAGGGGAATCCAATGACGGACCAGGATGAGCacaaaggctgagagcagtgatgctcaatgtggggctccctggcctcagcacttCCATCACCAGAAATCTTTGAGACATGTGAATATTCAGACCTACTATCAATCTCTGACTCTCAGGATCTGaaaggacggacacacacacacacacacacacacacacacacacacacacacacagtaagtgagcctctcagagacagtacagaacacactcagacacacaatccTCAGCACAAGGAGATTTATTAACCTAGCAGTGCAAGCATAGCTTGGGAGCCTGTCTCTTGAGCAGGCGAAggcacacagcaagcagcaggcttttTTAACAGTGGGTTTTTAAGTAGAGAAGTTTAAGTCTGTGCTGGGTAAATTGTTGAGCTCTGATGGGACAGGTTAGCCAGTGTAACcaagtaatgaattttgattgttgaactttggtgtttattttcaagaatgagtcagtgtccacaaaagggaattaactttggggactaaatttaggaatgtaatctaatggtttatcaagggagagagaagtgaaaagggcaaaaccGGCCACTGCTTTGTTTGCaatgtttgggccccttagagagcacttcacacacatgaacccacacacaggATGTCAAAGAAATGCAGGTAGGGAGTATTGCCTCAAAgtataaggaacaagaccagagaggagcagggatgaactccaagccttccagacacacagatggacaAGTAGGACCACAAGGCCTTTCAGCCTATTCccagagcaaaaagcaaaaataaatataaacactcaACCCAGAGTACCAAGCATCTCCTAAAAGCCGATGTCtgccaaggcctcttgaaatgcatgttgtgatcttacacctttctgcctgtctgtagatcatgattcaggccacaggctctgctttttcatttggaggaattagaacagcctgtgtcaaatctcactcctacaggtttcagttctgcctctcagatgcactcAGGACACAGTCGAGTCAAGACAGTTACCAGGGAAAAGGGCATGATGAATatctgttgttcaactcattgttgttataaagggccatgagttccagcagttcattcctctcattggtcagcatctgtagctgaagggtcagtttatcaacctggttcagctgctgctcctgctcagtgaggaagacaggtgtggatgatgccttcctagtagtccctataggtacataaacacagtgaatttgtacagatgaaTGGCAAAGGGCCAAGAGAGATCATttggagtcccaagaggaggcctgagtgAGAGGAAATGCATGGAACCCAACGAAGGCCCAAAATTCAGAGCAGATATCCTTAAACTGGGGTCCATAAGcgatgtgtctgtctccaatctctgaggatagatatatgcctcaggccctactgcagccccactgtccctgaaAGGCATAATCAAGGCCAGTCATGTTGGCTTGGAATTGTCACCAGATACCTGCTATGATGCAAGAAAGTCCTGGACTGCCTGGTGATTTTTACCTCCCTGCCTGATAACCTGTGTGCAGGACTAAAAGACACTGAATGTCTCAGActtgggtacatggatggaaagttttgttctctggtatttatatcagatatccatgaaacctacagaaatccactgagaataaagtgcagcAACATGCTACCCTGATACCTCATTAGTGGTTCTGTGCCTCTTTTGGCATTCTTTGACAGtcagaatgaactgaaaaaggTCCTAGCACAGCACTGCATCCTTGAccattcctggccctctgccaactaaccgTCAGAAACCTCCactttggatctgctctttagggACCCAGAGAAGCAGCATAGGCCTATGACTTCAGATGATTATagctactgaaccccattactagaaggtccAGTTCTGGTCTCAACTCCTCCCTAAAAAACCAGAGATCTCTCTTCCAGTCAGTATGCTCAATCTAGTCAACATGTTGATTGGTGAACCCTATATGCACTTAATGAATGCCTCAAGGGCATTCGGCATTgctacaacactggtgatttcacaaaagatgccaagggttctccaggatacaatagaatttccagagaagggactgttaGGGTCACTGCCAACAGCTTTCATCTATCTGATAACAAACTCTTGCCcaattcaccaaaagccaagctgccctttccaggagtcttccctgagacacaggggaaggccttcaacacctcctccttccaatccagagatctctctgattcattagaatctatttcattctaattcaatagttcatcatgtatGGAGGGCAAGACTCATTTTCCAAACTGTGCCCAGGAAGGGCTCTTCTCTTCCTGATGATCTCtaacaagatgagaaataaaggatgctaagaaattagctcagtataatggggaaggaagatcagttccatGATGTGAATAAGCACATCAGAGAAGATCCACAGGGCAGTTACAATGTATGAGGatggtggaggattatgtgggtcctgtcagagcaatgataagtcacataggtaaagatgaaacttttgccaaaagctTCAGGAGAATACATACCatccatcatgatgttagcaaagaTGTTATCAACCATTGAAAGgtgtgactgaaaatacctatgaactgggcatccacaggtgagccctctgacaccaagaacagatacttacaggaagagtgatgtccCAGTCCTACACTCAAGGTAGAGggaagatgactggctagtgagagggcaggaactcagaaaccttagggatCACTGACATGAAGCAATACTTGGTagctcctgccctgctagtggttgttatttaaaatgtgagagccTCTAGCTCTGTTCAGGGGACTTTACTCTCtctgttattagtgacacacaccaaaagacatccagtgtgGGTGAGTTGCTTGGCTggtactgaaacctctttagtccccatgtgcttccttcccactcagagtgaaagtagagggccctcaacagaacAGCTGCAGCCATGAATATTCCTGactctctgccaaactaaccttgaaaatcctcaactttgttctgctcttgaagaactcagaggaacaggtaggcccattgcttctcagaaactctcacctgcttagccccactcctggaaggatcagATCAAGCCTTCCTCCTTTTTgaagctccccatccctttcccaggactcactgcacTTTTCCCAGGACCAtgtatttcttgatgtgtgacatggagactgaaggccatctttcttctgcctccctttggtctccctgtgctctccatcctgtctcccaacaatcctgttcagtctagacagcatgtctgtaggtgaaacacaagacactgcacaaatgccccaatgacagttggtgttgccacaacactggtgacatcacatggaatgccagggctctccaggatacagtagaatgtccatgtgctgatgtcacctgGTAATAGCTATTTCATCCCTGTTACATACCTCATCCAAAAGTGACTTGAAGCCAAGGTGCCATTTTCAGGAGCCTCTGGAttcacaatggaagcctttaggtatatcctccttccaaagccagaaatctaggcctctgcttcattagaaacttTATCTAAGTGAAGTTGAAAGCTCCCTTCACATGCACTGTCCACGGTTAGATTTTCCCCTCCTTAAGATTAATAATCAATAATTTCAGAAAGAAAGGATGCTTAGAAATGAGGTCAGGATAAAGGGGAATAGTAGGGATGAGACCTCTGAAGTGAATATTCACCCAGGGAAGATCTTCAGAATTTTAGAGATTGGTGGGATCAAAAAAAGTTACATAGTTAGTTATGAAGATTCCCCCAGTGTCAGTAGAGCTCACTCAAGCTATGAGGTTGTTAGTGAGACGGTATCTTAGTgccatttgatttgcatttccctcttggCTAAGGATTtttagcaattccttaaatgtcttttggccatttaatattcttctgttgtgaattctgtttagatctataccccattttttaagttggattatttcataatttgatgtctagtttcttgagttctatatatattttggagatcatccctttgtcagatgtgggttggtgaagatcttttcccattctgtaggctgtcattgtGTCCTGTTGACCCTGTCCttttccttacagaagcttctcagttgcaGGAGGTCCCACGTAttagttgttgctctcagtgtctgtgctacttctcttctatcaggttcagtgtaattggatttatgttcaggtgtttgatccatttggacgAGTTTTGTGCATGGGCACAGATAatggatcaatttgcattctagcatgtgtgaatgccagcaccatttgtcaaaaatgctttcttttttttcattatataattttagcttctttgtcaaaaatcaggtgttcatatgtcttTAGATTAAAGTCAtggtctttgattcatttccattgatctatgtgtctatttttatgccaataccaagttgttgTTAAATATAGCTCTATAGGGGTCCATGAGGTCAGGGTGATATTGCGAGACATTCcttcattgtacaggattgttttggctatcctgggttttggttttcatatgaagttgaaaattgttcttAGAAGGTCTGTGAAgacttttgttgggattttgatggggattaaattgaatctgaagattgcctttggtaagatcgttatttttactatgttgattctacctatctaAGCATATGAgagctttctattttctgatatcttcttcaatttctttttttaaaacttaaagttcttatcagatAGGTTGCCCCAAtgaatttttgttgtctttggctattgtaaaggtggatgtttctctgattttattctcagcccatttataattttatataggagggctactgatttttttgagtgtgttaatcttgtatcctgccacattactgaaagtgtttgtCAAAGCtgaaggagttccctggtggaatttttggggtcacttatgtgtactatcatatcatctgaaaacagtgaatgtttgacttattcttttccaatttgtaccaCCTTGTTCgccttttgttgtcttgttgctctagctagaacttcaagtccaATGTTGATAGATGTAGAGAGAGTGAGCAGCCTTGTGTTattctgattttagtagaatccctttgagtttctcttcatttagtttgatgttggctgtaggcttgctgtatgttgcctttatttcgtttaggtatgtttcttgtatctctgatcactccaagactttttttttctttgaatgccAAGCGTTGTCTGTACTTTCTTTTGTTATCATAATAGTCTTTGCATCAAGGTACACAGCAATAATAGcaggtttctttttaaagcttagtattaaatattaaatatcttccccattttaattttacattactctgccaagaaaaaaaaggttttaaactCAAGTTACTTGAAGCCTGGACATACTTCCATGATTAGCCGGGCTACATCAAGGCGGTGACTTCGTCTGTCCTGCCATATAAGCAGGTCTAGGCCCTAGAAAGACAGGACCAGGTTataattgtttttgaaaagtgaGCTACAAAAATGGGTGGCCTGTTATCAGCCAGGTAACAAAGTAaggatgggggtgagggagggatattttcttcaagaaaaaaaccaaacataattTCTGAAGAATCCcagttcataatttttttttccccaaaatggCTGGAGGAATGGATGAAATCTCAACATGAGCTTCAAAGTCCTATCCTGGAAGGACCAGCAGTCCTTGCTGAGGGACCTGCTGAGGAGTGgctcccagccagggaatggaaAGGGGGAGGTTTATTGCCCGGTGGCTGTGACAGTGAGCTGAGGCTGACTGGTACTCAATTCTCTAAGAGGTTTCTTCTAGAAACAGACAACTCAGACTCTCCCTCTTACTTCAGcaaagaagttatttttaaaagcacttgGGAAGTTCCTCCTCCACCCTCAGGTGGGAAGGCTCAGAGAAGGGAGTCGTCGGTACAGCCACCTTCTAGGCCGTAACGGAATTCCTGAAGGTTGGAGACCCCATAGAAGTGGACGAaagctgcagccaccaccaggacgtGGAAGATCTGATGGGACTGGAACCATATGTCAAATTTTCCGGGAAAGAAGCGCTCTGGAATCCGAGCAGCATACAGGCCAGCTCCGGTGATGTACATCACAGCCATGAGGAAGAACCAGCCCATCTGGCCCACTGTGGTGGCCTTGACAAAGCCCTCAGCGATTGTAAAGTGCATGGTGGGTACAACACCATTCAAGCCAAGTCCCAGGAACACTCCTGCTCGTGTCTGCCGGTGCTTAGGAGTGGCAAACCGATCCCACTGTGCCACAATGATGGCAGAAATGCCCAGGACACAGACGATGGAGAGGTAGATGAGCCGTGGCTGTGGGGAGCAGTAGAAGGAGTAATAGAGCCAGGGGACGAAGCTTCCCATAATCAGCAGAGCAATCCCTGAATAGTCCAGTTTGGAAAAAGTCCGAGAGACTTTCTCTGAATGACAATAGACGGTGTGGAAGAGccaggagaagctgaggcagagcacCGCGCCCAGAAAGAACATCCGGAAAACCACCTTCTCCTGGAGGGGAGCCATGAAGTACATATTTGGTCTGAGCATGGTCAAGATTCCCAAAAAGaggaacagaacaaaaccaagcaGATGGGTCCAGATGTTGCCAGTTTCTGTGTGGATGCGGAAGATGCTCTTGAAGCAAGCCCGAAAGGAGGGCATAGGTGGTCTATGGCCGTGTAACAGGTAGTCGTTGTCTTTCAGCCAGTCCGGAAGAACATCATATGGGATGACTCTCCAGCGTCCCTCCCAGAACTTATACACGAACTCCTCCATCTTCTCCATGGCATGGTGGGCCTGCAGAGGAAGCGTCAGCACccgcacctcctcctcctcttcctgaggcACCGGGCATGTCTGTGCTTCTTCAGCCTTGGCTGGGCTGGTGGTTGCCCGTTTGCCCTTCTCCTCCAGCAGGGGTCCCAGTTCCGCCAGTTCCACCGTGTCAGTTTCTCTGTTCCCAGAAGGAGCCCCATCGCCCTGTGCCACCGCAGGCCCTTTGTGGGAAGACATCTGGCTGGTACCTCAATACCCTCAGGCTTCAGCTTGAGGAAAGGTTGGGGTCTCTCAGCCCCAGGGGGCAGAGATCTTCCTGTGATGGTGGACAGGCCGGGCAGGCTGCCTCTGCTGGGGGCCGCGGGCCCGGGCGCTACATCCCGCGGCGCTGGAGGTGGCCTGAGGCCGAGGGGCGCCCGATCCTCAGCGCCCTGCCCGCGCCGGAAGGGCCGCGCGACCGCAGGGAGTCACCTCCGCAGCCGCGTCACCTTCCCGGCGCtccactccaagacttttatcgtgaagggatgttgaattttgtcaaaggccttttcagcatttaatgagatgatcatgtgggtattttttcttttagttatatTTATGGTGTATTCCATttacagactttcatatgttgaaaggGATATAGAAAAGGTAggtgaaagggtagattattgaatctactctgaaaagaaaaaagagaggatatagatatggtaaTATAGAAAgttagatttttgaatctacttttagaatggaactactagttttaaatattacacattggattggatttttgtatattgtatataaattatgtatattgatacaaatttgagattgattttgttagaaaatacttctatatatatttctagtctTGTCCAATGAATCattcctatacagttcatttcacaATGCAGTGCAGTTTTCAGTCCTTAAAAGTTAttgccaactatttaggataataaagaaatgcaggttagtagtttgtcattacaatcaaacctgtagtcatattaggtctgtcctcaaggtcaagcagaaataaattttagatagacaggtcatcttaaaagcacttcagagatcttcagaatatggcattgaaaatgataacatagattttttttctttttttaaagattaacaatttatttctgtttaaaatattttcattgtgtatattcattgtacatggtACTGCGttacataaggacattttcaCCCAAGTCTATATTGCACATTGTTGTACCGAGTgcattctccctcccttccatttcttcacccctcccctcccactagACCCCGTTACTCTCCTAGATggttttgcttctattttcactccatatatatacatacatgattttatttttctatataaaatatctgaACTACATATTGGGGACTGGTTTAATTCACTTATATGGTCATGTCCAGCTATATCCATTTTATTGCAAATGACATAACATTTTTCCTCTTtatgcctgaaaaaaaaattgactatgtatccatgccacattttctttacccagtcCTCTGCTGTTGGACATCTATGTTTGTCTATAACTCAGCTATTGGGAATGATGCTGCAATAAACATTACCATACAAGTGTCTCTGTAATCTGTTGACTTggataattttaggtaaatacctAGGAATAATATAGTCAGTGCATGTGGTAGATTTCAAATGTTTTGGAGAACTTCCATACCACTTTCCATAGTGGTTGgactagtttacattcccacctgCAGTAAATAAGGTTCCCTTTGTCCATAGCCTCAtcaatattcattattattttatttatcactttGCTAATAATTGCCACTCTGATCATAGTGAGataaaacataatattttgttgttgttgtttttgagacaacaaGGTCTCACACATGCAAGGCTGGACTCTCTTTATatccatgaccttgaacttctaaattCTTGCCTCTAACCTCCCAATTTtggggattataggcttgtgccaTGACACTtgatttatgcagtgctggggattgaattcagagcTTTGtccatgctagccaagcactctacccactgagacacACCTCCAATCCTTGAATGTAGTTGTAATTTGCACTTCTCCATGGTTAGTGAGGTTAAATGCCATCTTCATGTGTTTattggtcatttttgttttatcttatgggGACTGTTCATTTTATTAGCCCATTCATTAGGTCACTTGACTTATTTAGTATTTCTTTtcgtttttttagttctttatgttttTAGAAATTAGTGCTTTGTCAGATATTTAGCTCTTCAGATTTTATTCCATCCTAAGCTGTTTCCTCATCTGACTGTTTCCTTTGGTGTGCAGAAATTTTTTACTTCCTGTTGAAAGCTTGATTCATCCAAGACTGCAGAGGCCCTGATGAAAGTACAAAAGGAACATTGTTCTGTGTCTTCACCCAGGGTCAGACTTGGCAAGGCCAGTTTAGGGCTGGTGGCCAGGGCCTTGAAGGGCTTAAGGTTTTGGTTCCTAAAAACTTGGGTTTTTCTCCTGAAGAGGCTGGATTTATCAGTCTCAAGGCTGTTGTGTGCTCTGTAAATGGTGCTCTTGAAATGGCCTGTGTTCCCCTTGTGCAAAAGGCTTGGTTAGCCTCCTGCTTGCCTCGTCCCATTGTACGACAGTCTTCTGCTGACTCTGTCCCATTTTTCCCTCTCACTTGGTTCAAAGATCAACTCCTACTAGACCTTAATGTAATGTAATACCtaaacagtttcagaggtttagtccattccatcatgatggggagcatgttgctggagcagtagctgagagcttcatcCTGATCtgccagcagagagagagagagagagagagagagagagagagagagagagagagagagagagagaggaagaggaggggaggggaggggaggggagaggagaggagggaagagagagaagagagaaagcttttttctttctttctttttttttttgactaagagacatgtctgctcctcacAGTATCAATCTTCTTCAAGAAgacaatgggcattgaagaaagtcaatatagtgtttactttatttgtggcaaagttagccactgggtaagaaagtgaccttacatcaactgctgacagtatgctgtccaaaatggacaagcaggacacaaaaaaggaCTAATGCTCCTTGCAAAGACAAAGTAGAAAGGCCCTCCAGAAAATCCTGCTTCGCAATGAGTCTGACAGATAtgttaggcctgtaggccaaagatgga from Peromyscus maniculatus bairdii isolate BWxNUB_F1_BW_parent chromosome 18, HU_Pman_BW_mat_3.1, whole genome shotgun sequence carries:
- the LOC143269219 gene encoding disks large homolog 5-like; translated protein: MCFLRPVFMGFFAPGAMPYHRLKSELEMLKTQHKKEMSDVKKFPKEICEASYKCKELSEHTNSYRTLYCQLLSEWTQLKEKVSTLKKNNRKLHGEQILLQESCKESRRLCEEALEKIYDLCTKQQQEHQRLEEDLQSLMKQKDMLTQQRDLAAKLQHHFTVSQMRFENLQQEL